Below is a window of Deltaproteobacteria bacterium DNA.
TAGAACTTGGCCGCCGAGAAACGGTTCATGAATTCCTGGTTCACGTTAAGCTCGATGTAGGTGATTTTTCGGGCCACCTCGTTCACCCGGCTCATGGCCTTAGGGGATGAAAGCACCAGGGCCGCGCCCTTAAGGCTGGTGTTTCCCACAGCCTTGTACACCGAAAGGGGAAGGTCCGGGATCATGCCTATGGCGATGGCCGAAACGGGCCTGATGTTGCTTCCGAAGGTTCCGGCCACCAGGAAGGACTCCAGGTCGGAAAACGGAAGGCCCACGGTGCGCATGATGGTGACAAGAATCGTGTACATGGCCGCCTTGCTGCGGGTGAGGCTGTCCACGTCCGGCTGGGTGAAGCACAGGGCGCGGCCCGTGGCTGATTCGTGCGCCGGAACTAAACGATAGGCGGGCAGCCCGTCCTCTTCCACCAGGTTTTCCCCGCAGGCGTCGGGCGCGAACTTGCCCCGAAGGTCTATGCGCCCGGTGAGAAAAAGGGCGGCTGCAAGATCGATCACCCCGGACCCGCAAATGCCGGTGGGCGGAAGGCCGCCTATGGTCTTGTACGCGAGTTCCCCGGTCAGGGGGGCGAAATCCACGTATTCGATGGCTCCGGGAGCTGCCGTCGAGCCCATTTTGGACACCCCGCCCTCAAGGGCGGGGCCTGCGGCCCCGGCGCAGCCCACCATCCAGTCGGCGCATCCCACTATGACCTCTGCGTTGGTGCCTACGTCGGCCATCATCACGGGCCTTTTCGACTCGTGGATGCCGGTGGCGAGAATCCCCGAAACAAGGTCGCCCCCGAAATAGCTTCCCACGTTGGGGAACACGAAAACGCGGGCGTTGGCCGCAAGATCGAGCCCAAGGTCGGCGGCCTTGAACGTTCCGGGCCTGTTCACCACCGGTATGTAGGGCTCCCTGATGAGGTTTTTGGGATTAAGCCCCAAAAAAAGGTGGGTCATCACGGTGTTGCCCGCCAGGGCCGCGCAAAAGATGCGGCTTGAATCGCTTCCCGCCTTTCGGGCCAGTTCCGTCGCCTGCGCGCTTATGGCCTCCGTAACCAGGCCTTGCAGGCGCTCCGATCCCTCCGGGCTTTCCGCGTAATGGACCCTTGCCAGAACGTCCGGTCCGGCCTCTGTCTGGGGATTGTCGAAGGAGGTTTCGGCCAGTTCCAGGCCCGTTTCAAGGTCGATGAGGCTCATGACGATGCGGGTGGTGCCGAGGTCCACCGCAAGCCCAAGGGCCGGTTCGGGATCGTCGGGCGGCAGAACGGCCACAAGCTCTATTCCTGCTCCGTTCGGGAAAAGGACGGCCTTTGCCGAGAATCCGCAATCCCTGAGCGTCTGCGAAAGCCCATGAAGGGCGTGAAGTCCGCAGGTTACGGGCCTTTTGTCGAACCCTTCGGCAAGGACCGCCGCCATTCTTTCAAAGTCGGCGGTGTTGTCGCCGGGGCCGGGCGGGACAAGGTTCACCCGGCGGACCCAGCCGCTGTTTTCAGATATTTTTTCGTAAGGCATATAAGGCGGTTTCCAGGGTCATGGAGGCGGTGCCAGCCTGTCTAAAAACGCGAACTGCTTTGTTGCGCTTCAAAGCCAATTCCGTCACGTACCTAAGTACTCGTGACTCTTGGCTTTTAGCGCGCCGTGTTCATCGCCAATATTCAGACTGGTATCCAGGCTTTGCATCTTGCCTTTTTCAACAGGCTGCTAAGAAACCCCGCTCCAGTGGTTTTTGGGGCAAAACGGGCGCAGGCTTTCGTAAAGGGCGATCCCTGCGGCGGTGGAAAGGTTCAGGCTTCTTATCTCCCCGCTTATGGGGATGGAAAAAACCTGTTCACCATACCGGTTTGTGATCCCTGAATCAAGCCCTGCGGTTTCCGAGCCGAAAACCAGGAAGATGCGCCCGTCCTTTTCCATGTCCCAGAAGGAGCGGCTGCCCAGCTTGGAAAAAATCCGCACCTCGGTTGTCTTTACGGCCATGCCCCGTTCCA
It encodes the following:
- a CDS encoding tRNA (cytidine(34)-2'-O)-methyltransferase, with the protein product MIPERHLVLVKPEIHWNTGNIGRTCLAVGACLHLVRPLGFSLDEKQVKRAGLDYWPKVNLKVWESFEELERGMAVKTTEVRIFSKLGSRSFWDMEKDGRIFLVFGSETAGLDSGITNRYGEQVFSIPISGEIRSLNLSTAAGIALYESLRPFCPKNHWSGVS
- a CDS encoding DUF4445 domain-containing protein; protein product: MPYEKISENSGWVRRVNLVPPGPGDNTADFERMAAVLAEGFDKRPVTCGLHALHGLSQTLRDCGFSAKAVLFPNGAGIELVAVLPPDDPEPALGLAVDLGTTRIVMSLIDLETGLELAETSFDNPQTEAGPDVLARVHYAESPEGSERLQGLVTEAISAQATELARKAGSDSSRIFCAALAGNTVMTHLFLGLNPKNLIREPYIPVVNRPGTFKAADLGLDLAANARVFVFPNVGSYFGGDLVSGILATGIHESKRPVMMADVGTNAEVIVGCADWMVGCAGAAGPALEGGVSKMGSTAAPGAIEYVDFAPLTGELAYKTIGGLPPTGICGSGVIDLAAALFLTGRIDLRGKFAPDACGENLVEEDGLPAYRLVPAHESATGRALCFTQPDVDSLTRSKAAMYTILVTIMRTVGLPFSDLESFLVAGTFGSNIRPVSAIAIGMIPDLPLSVYKAVGNTSLKGAALVLSSPKAMSRVNEVARKITYIELNVNQEFMNRFSAAKFYPHTDLTRFPSVSARLSR